From a region of the Nonlabens dokdonensis DSW-6 genome:
- a CDS encoding response regulator transcription factor, whose translation MTLSPRILIADDHPMLLRGLEDTLKFNGYNVIASLSDGATALQMIKELEPDIAILDIEMPLLSGFEIIQKARLQEIKTKFIILTSHKEKGFIAKADQLQIDGYVLKDEPFEELKNCIEAVRLGNCFYSNSFTDIIDNQVKPELARIKQLSASEKIILGFIAKELSSKDIAQELSISIRTVQKHRTNIISKLELSENEVALKDWVREFQQFL comes from the coding sequence ATGACGCTTTCTCCTAGAATACTCATTGCCGATGATCACCCTATGTTGCTCAGAGGACTTGAAGACACATTAAAATTTAATGGTTACAACGTCATTGCATCGCTGTCTGATGGAGCTACCGCTTTGCAAATGATCAAAGAATTAGAGCCGGATATAGCTATTCTAGATATAGAAATGCCTTTATTAAGTGGTTTTGAAATCATTCAAAAAGCGAGACTTCAAGAAATTAAAACCAAGTTTATCATTTTAACTTCTCACAAAGAAAAGGGATTCATAGCAAAAGCAGATCAACTACAAATAGATGGTTATGTTTTAAAGGATGAGCCTTTTGAGGAACTTAAAAATTGTATTGAAGCGGTACGATTAGGCAATTGTTTTTATAGCAATTCATTCACTGACATTATCGATAATCAAGTCAAACCAGAATTAGCTCGTATCAAACAATTGAGTGCTTCAGAAAAAATTATTTTAGGATTTATTGCTAAAGAGCTTTCTTCAAAAGACATTGCCCAAGAACTATCTATTTCTATTCGCACGGTACAAAAGCACAGAACAAACATTATCTCAAAACTGGAATTATCTGAAAATGAGGTGGCTTTAAAAGATTGGGTTAGGGAATTTCAGCAATTCCTGTAA